From one Branchiostoma floridae strain S238N-H82 chromosome 3, Bfl_VNyyK, whole genome shotgun sequence genomic stretch:
- the LOC118412723 gene encoding fibropellin-1-like, with amino-acid sequence MDINECTSTPCQHGQCVNKDSGYKCTCSPGWTGQNCEQDINECTRKPCQHGQCVNKDGGYKCTCSPGWTGQNCQQDINECTRKPCQHGRCVNKDGGYKCTCSPGWTGHNCQGDYFTNFTLIA; translated from the exons ATGG ACATCAACGAGTGCACCAGCACACCATGTCAGCACGGGCAGTGCGTGAACAAAGAtagcggctacaaatgtacctgctcacctggatggactgggcagAACTGTGAGCAAG ACATTAATGAGTGCACCAGGAAGCCGTGTCAACATGGACAGTGCgtgaataaagatggcggctacaaatgcacctgctcacctgggtggactggacagaactgtcagcaag acatcaatgagtgcaccAGGAAACCATGTCAACacggacgctgtgtgaacaaagatggcggctacaaatgtacctgctcacctggatggactgggcaCAACTGTCAAGGTGACTATTTTACTAACTTTACTTTAATAGCTTAG
- the LOC118411025 gene encoding hepatic lectin-like codes for MVEGVPETFPRECLDDKRTLSSFGYTEREGTFYKVFKTRKDHTGAHQTCEADGGHLAVVNTEPINNFIVELISDPEDFWIGLSDKYTEGTFMWADGTKLDGFDFTNWAPNEPNAQSGQNCVHMWSVYDYKWDDDYCYRQKYFICQIGTY; via the exons ATGGTGGAAGGGGTGCCGGAAACCTTCCCCCGGGAGTGTTTAGACGACAAAC GAACGTTGAGTTCCTTTGGGTACACAGAACGAGAGGGAACCTTCTACAAAGTCTTCAAGACCAGAAAGGACCATACTGGTGCTCATCAGACGTGCGAGGCAGACGGGGGTCATTTGGCTGTTGTCAATACGGAGCCTATCAACAACTTTATCGTAGAATTGATTTCAGACCCTGAAGACTTCTGGATCGGGCTCAGTGATAAATAC aCTGAAGGCACTTTTATGTGGGCAGATGGGACCAAATTGGATGGTTTTGATTTCACCAACTGGGCACCGAACGAACCAAATGCTCAAAGTGGACAAAACTGCGTGCACATGTGGTCCGTATACGACTACAAGTGGGACGATGACTATTGCTACCGCcagaaatatttcatttgcCAAATAGGTACGTActaa
- the LOC118411026 gene encoding neurogenic locus notch homolog protein 1-like has translation MGTRTPRDEKGTEESKDHVNFSCPTDTSTDTEGPYKYKKPEDVSFVKDMEECMKLSCQHGVCERTITGYKCTCSPGWTGEQCQQASPGCGPPDLTGPSGEIKLTTYPAPYDPYLSCEYNIDGQGLPVTLEFLDLDIEYASRCVYDYIKVYDGTSQSDAMLGNICGTTSPGIITSSGDKLFLVFKSDDSTNGRGYRIRYSVVTPTQATTTTTPKPTTTPQPTTTPRPTTQTTTTPRPTTQTTTTPRPTTQTTTTPRPTTQTTTTPRPTTQTTTTPRPTTQTTTTPQPATTPRPVATITTTTPAPVSTYVDNCQNLSPLCGANPGWPSFDMCSTDYVRDNCPQFCGLCTCDNRPCYNGGHRGGNPDNYGENTCDCNCVGHWSGPTCQVCNLQCLNGGVLDQSTCTCLCAAGFDGETCTEPCGDSSHLCRANPGWPSVDSCVHDYVRDNCHAMCGVCNLAPTPAPTGAACQNKSPLCGANPGWPTTESCRTDYVRENCPQFCGLCSCGKTCANGGTVAGNPNSYLEHTCDCNCVGLWSGDLCDECTVQCLNGGTIDRSTCTCSCPPGFSGEKCEGKPPSFTRTSGLTAYYSIAAAALCCHQRLIFSFYHAE, from the exons ATATGGAGGAATGTATGAAATTGTCTTGCCAGCATGGGGTCTGTGAGAGAACGATCACCGGTTACAAGTGCACCTGCTCACCGGGATGGACTGGAGAACAATGTCAACAAG CCAGCCCCGGGTGTGGTCCTCCCGATCTGACCGGGCCCAGCGGAGAGATCAAGCTGACCACGTACCCCGCCCCGTACGACCCGTACCTGTCCTGTGAGTACAACATTGATGGCCAGGGGCTGCCCGTTACTCTGGAGTTCCTGGACCTGGACATCGAGTACGCCTCCAGATGTGTCTACGACTACATCAAG GTGTATGACGGGACGTCGCAGTCTGACGCCATGTTGGGGAACATCTGTGGTACCACATCCCCGGGAATCATCACGTCATCAGGGGACAAGCTCTTCCTGGTCTTCAAGAGTGACGATTCCACCAACGGCCGCGGCTACAGGATCAGATACTCCGTCGTGACTCCAACTCAGG caacaacgACGACCACACCGAAGCCGACAACCACACCCCAGCCAACGACTACACCGCGTCCTACAACCCAGACCACCACTACCCCTCGCCCCACAACCCAGACCACCACTACCCCTCGCCCTACAACCCAGACGACCACTACACCTCGCCCAACAACCCAGACCACCACCACACCTCGCCCAACAACCCAAACGACCACCACCCCTCGCCCCACCACACAGACCACCACCACCCCTCAACCTGCTACAACTCCAAGGCCCGTCGCCACTATCACAACAACCACGCCCGCCCCAGTCTCCACCTATG TTGACAACTGTCAGAACCTGAGTCCCCTGTGCGGTGCCAACCCCGGCTGGCCCTCGTTCGACATGTGCAGCACCGACTACGTCAGGGACAACTGCCCACAGTTCTGCGGACTGTGCA CATGTGACAACAGACCCTGCTACAACGGAGGGCATCGCGGTGGGAACCCGGATAACTACGGAGAGAACACGTGTGACTGTAACTGTGTGGGTCACTGGAGCGGCCCGACTTGCCAAG TGTGCAACCTGCAGTGTTTGAATGGAGGTGTTCTAGACCAGTCTACCTGCACCTGTCTCTGTGCGGCAGGTTTTGATGGGGAAACCTGCACTG AACCCTGCGGCGACAGCAGTCACCTGTGCCGAGCGAACCCCGGCTGGCCAAGTGTGGACTCCTGCGTGCACGACTACGTACGGGACAACTGCCACGCCATGTGTGGTGTCTGCA ACCTCGCGCCCACACCCGCACCCACTGGAG CTGCCTGTCAGAACAAGAGCCCCCTGTGCGGCGCTAACCCGGGCTGGCCAACCACCGAATCATGCAGAACCGACTACGTCAGGGAGAACTGCCCACAATTCTGCGGACTTTGCT CTTGTGGTAAGACCTGTGCCAATGGCGGGACCGTGGCGGGAAATCCCAACAGCTACCTGGAGCACACGTGTGACTGTAACTGTGTGGGGCTGTGGAGCGGCGACCTGTGTGACG AGTGCACAGTTCAGTGCCTGAATGGCGGAACCATAGACCGCTCCACCTGTACCTGCAGCTGCCCACCTGGCTTCAGCGGAGAGAAGTGCGAAGGTAAGCCGCCCAGTTTCACCCGTACCAGCGGCCTCACAGCTTATTACAGCATCGCTGCTGCTGCGTTATGCTGCCATCAGCGTTTGATCTTCAGCTTTTACCATGCTGAATAG